One genomic region from Aneurinibacillus sp. REN35 encodes:
- a CDS encoding YheC/YheD family protein has translation MRKRHAGQLKMGKWELWNFFAEEEMIRPYLPLTAIFSMQTLRSYLTMYALVFVKPDRGRGGRGVVKIWRGKNGEYAFVRERGSITRCKTIETLYRRLTQGIHPGARYIIQQGIRLPTLRGRPFDIRLTMMRVNGCWKYVGALARVAGPDSAITNIARGRGNVAEVRQTLKKSLGIRDHALVALEDEMKELGHKVCERYDELHTYWQVGLDLAVDIHQKIWIIEENTVVDQSLFARLKDQSMYRDMQRITRARTLNEGR, from the coding sequence ATGAGAAAGAGACACGCAGGACAGCTAAAGATGGGAAAATGGGAGTTGTGGAACTTTTTTGCTGAAGAAGAAATGATCCGTCCCTATTTGCCATTAACCGCGATTTTCTCTATGCAGACACTACGTTCGTATCTTACGATGTATGCGCTGGTATTTGTGAAGCCGGATAGGGGGCGCGGCGGGCGTGGAGTCGTGAAGATATGGCGGGGGAAGAACGGCGAGTATGCTTTCGTTCGAGAGAGGGGCAGTATAACGCGCTGTAAAACGATAGAGACGCTATACCGAAGACTTACGCAGGGAATCCATCCAGGTGCGCGTTATATCATTCAGCAGGGCATACGCCTGCCTACATTAAGAGGCAGGCCCTTCGATATTCGTCTAACGATGATGCGGGTGAATGGCTGTTGGAAATACGTCGGTGCACTAGCAAGAGTGGCGGGACCTGACAGTGCGATTACGAATATTGCCCGCGGCAGGGGTAATGTCGCTGAAGTACGGCAGACGCTTAAGAAATCGCTTGGGATACGTGATCATGCGCTTGTCGCGTTAGAAGACGAGATGAAAGAGTTAGGACATAAAGTATGCGAAAGATACGATGAGCTTCATACGTATTGGCAGGTCGGGCTTGATCTAGCGGTCGATATACATCAGAAAATATGGATAATCGAAGAGAATACAGTAGTTGATCAATCTTTATTTGCCCGGTTAAAAGATCAATCCATGTACCGTGATATGCAGCGTATTACAAGAGCGCGAACGCTGAATGAAGGACGGTGA
- a CDS encoding NCS2 family permease, producing MEKLFRLKENGTNARTEWMAGITTFLTMVYIVVVNPAILSSAGVPFNQVFMATVIAAVIGTLCMALFANYPIAIAPGMGMNAYFASVVATHGISYQAVFGAVFLAGLLFLLLTFTSLRETLIQSIPAPLKYGITSGIGLFIAFIGLKMSGIVVSNPATLVSFGDLHQPVTLLSLGGLFITLILIARNVRGALFIGMVITAIIGYAIGLLKFDGIVSAPPAPVFFDMDIGGVFSHGLYTIVFAFLLVTIFDTTGTMIGVAEQAGILKDGKLPRVKSALMADALATTAGAALGTSPSSAYIESSTGVAAGGRTGLTSLVVALLFLASLFFSPVISAISALPAITAPVLIIVGCFMMEGLARIDWKTFDEAFPAFAIILSMPLTSSIATGIAIGFITYPLMKLVSGKGKEVHPLLYIFGVIFILQMIYFPAH from the coding sequence ATGGAAAAATTATTTAGACTCAAAGAAAACGGTACCAATGCCAGAACAGAATGGATGGCCGGGATCACCACCTTTCTTACGATGGTATATATCGTCGTTGTAAACCCTGCCATTTTATCTTCGGCCGGCGTTCCATTTAATCAGGTATTTATGGCAACTGTCATCGCAGCCGTTATCGGTACGCTTTGCATGGCGCTATTCGCCAATTATCCAATCGCTATTGCACCTGGAATGGGGATGAATGCCTACTTTGCAAGCGTTGTTGCGACTCATGGTATTTCATATCAAGCGGTATTTGGCGCGGTATTTTTGGCCGGTCTGCTTTTTCTCTTACTTACCTTTACATCTTTGCGGGAAACGTTGATTCAGTCCATTCCCGCTCCGCTAAAATACGGCATTACATCAGGTATTGGATTGTTTATTGCATTTATTGGCCTGAAAATGTCCGGGATTGTTGTCTCTAATCCGGCAACACTGGTCTCATTCGGAGATCTGCATCAGCCTGTTACCCTGCTGTCGCTTGGCGGTCTGTTCATTACGCTTATACTCATTGCTAGAAATGTTCGCGGTGCGCTATTTATCGGAATGGTCATCACCGCTATCATTGGATATGCTATCGGACTTTTGAAATTTGATGGAATTGTATCCGCTCCACCTGCACCAGTTTTCTTCGATATGGATATCGGCGGGGTATTCTCCCACGGACTGTATACGATTGTTTTTGCTTTTTTACTCGTAACGATCTTTGATACAACCGGAACGATGATTGGGGTAGCTGAGCAGGCGGGGATACTCAAGGATGGAAAGCTTCCACGGGTCAAATCGGCGCTCATGGCTGATGCATTGGCTACAACGGCAGGAGCCGCGCTTGGTACAAGCCCGTCAAGCGCATATATCGAATCGTCTACCGGTGTTGCTGCTGGCGGACGAACCGGCTTGACTTCGCTGGTTGTCGCTCTTCTTTTTCTGGCATCCCTTTTCTTCTCACCGGTTATTTCGGCCATCTCCGCTCTTCCGGCGATTACAGCTCCTGTCTTGATCATCGTTGGATGTTTCATGATGGAAGGGCTGGCCCGAATTGATTGGAAGACATTCGATGAAGCCTTTCCGGCATTTGCCATTATTCTCAGCATGCCGCTTACGTCAAGTATCGCTACGGGAATTGCCATCGGCTTTATCACCTATCCGCTTATGAAGCTGGTCAGCGGTAAGGGAAAGGAAGTACATCCGCTCCTGTATATATTTGGTGTCATTTTCATTCTGCAAATGATTTATTTTCCAGCACACTAA
- a CDS encoding (Fe-S)-binding protein, which yields MKAHTGEMESSAVAAWGADKFSACVHCGMCLESCPTYDELGHEQQSPRGRVHLMKAVAQGKMPITEAFADPVFTCLDCRACETACPSGVQVGALIEEARGLIREAIPLTGWKKTVSRTFLRRLFPHPTRLRALGRTLGVYQRSGLQKFVRKTGLINIAPPHLRSMEAIMPTITESVRTKYPEGMKVEAEAKMQVALFTGCVMDMMFSDIHEATMRVLTRNGYEVVLPQAQRCCGALHVHAGDREEGKRLARQNIDAFLASDAKKVIVNAAGCGCALKEYPELLQDDPLYHKRAEIFAERVEDVTKFLYDYGYEAPTGKVDTRVTYHDACHLAHGQGIRAEPRALLACIPGVQLVPLPAADRCCGSAGIYNLTHPKMADRILERKMENIPEDAELISMGNPGCMLQIAMGVAKNGRKQRVVHTVQLLDWSYQRAEASWVVQGDSV from the coding sequence ATGAAAGCGCATACGGGAGAAATGGAATCATCTGCTGTGGCTGCGTGGGGAGCGGATAAATTCTCCGCTTGTGTACACTGTGGTATGTGTTTAGAGTCGTGTCCGACATACGATGAATTAGGGCATGAGCAGCAATCGCCACGCGGTCGGGTACATCTGATGAAAGCGGTAGCACAGGGGAAGATGCCGATTACGGAGGCTTTTGCTGATCCGGTTTTTACTTGCCTGGACTGTCGGGCATGTGAGACAGCCTGTCCATCCGGTGTACAGGTCGGGGCCTTAATCGAAGAAGCGCGCGGCCTAATTCGTGAAGCGATTCCGCTAACGGGATGGAAGAAGACGGTTAGCCGTACGTTTCTGCGCCGTTTATTCCCGCATCCGACACGTCTTCGTGCACTCGGTCGTACCCTTGGCGTATATCAGCGCAGCGGTCTACAGAAGTTCGTACGTAAAACGGGCTTAATCAATATTGCACCACCGCATTTGCGCAGTATGGAAGCGATTATGCCGACAATCACCGAATCCGTACGCACCAAGTATCCGGAAGGGATGAAGGTAGAAGCGGAGGCGAAGATGCAGGTGGCCTTGTTTACCGGGTGCGTAATGGATATGATGTTCAGCGACATCCATGAAGCGACGATGCGGGTGCTTACACGCAATGGTTACGAAGTAGTGCTGCCGCAAGCGCAGCGATGCTGCGGTGCGCTGCACGTGCATGCCGGAGACCGTGAAGAAGGGAAGCGGCTTGCGCGGCAGAATATCGATGCCTTCTTGGCTTCCGATGCGAAGAAAGTGATCGTAAATGCGGCAGGCTGCGGTTGTGCGCTCAAAGAATATCCCGAGCTTCTGCAAGATGATCCGCTCTATCATAAGCGGGCCGAGATTTTTGCAGAAAGGGTGGAAGATGTAACCAAATTCCTGTATGACTACGGATATGAGGCACCAACAGGAAAGGTGGATACGCGGGTTACATATCATGATGCATGCCACCTTGCGCATGGACAAGGCATTCGGGCAGAACCTCGCGCGCTTCTTGCCTGTATTCCAGGCGTTCAGCTAGTACCGCTGCCTGCTGCGGACCGCTGCTGCGGCAGTGCGGGTATATATAATCTCACGCACCCTAAGATGGCGGATCGTATTCTTGAACGCAAGATGGAGAATATCCCTGAGGATGCGGAGTTGATCTCTATGGGCAATCCGGGATGCATGCTGCAGATTGCAATGGGAGTTGCCAAGAATGGCCGCAAGCAGCGGGTGGTACATACGGTACAACTGTTGGACTGGTCGTATCAACGAGCGGAAGCGTCATGGGTCGTACAGGGGGATAGCGTATGA
- a CDS encoding TIGR04053 family radical SAM/SPASM domain-containing protein, whose protein sequence is MKTGMFDQAPFIVIWEVTRACELKCLHCRAEAQPLPDPRQLSTEEGFRLLDEIKSFGNPVVVFTGGDPLMRTDIFELIRYGVSIGLRVSMTPSATPHVTKENMRRAREAGLSRWAFSIDGSTAAIHDAFRGFAGSYEVTRRAISYLHELGLPVQINTTVSRYNLHDIEQLAELVHELKAVLWSVFFLVPTGRGRMDDMISPEEHERVFHWLYEMSKTAPFDIKTTAAQHYRRVILQQRKEEGADASRSRMIGVPGISQAQDGIGRAFAGVNDGNGFIFISHLGDVQPSGFLPLKVGNIREASLVDLYRNSPVLQALRNPDGYGGKCGMCPYRRVCGGSRARAYAVTGDYLASEPFCTFIPPGYAANA, encoded by the coding sequence ATGAAGACAGGGATGTTTGATCAAGCGCCGTTTATCGTAATCTGGGAGGTGACCCGTGCATGCGAGCTAAAATGTCTGCACTGCCGGGCTGAGGCACAGCCGCTGCCTGACCCGCGTCAATTGTCGACGGAAGAAGGGTTTCGGTTGCTTGATGAAATCAAATCGTTCGGAAATCCGGTCGTCGTATTCACTGGAGGCGATCCGCTCATGCGCACGGATATATTTGAGCTAATTCGCTACGGTGTCAGCATTGGGCTGAGAGTCTCGATGACACCGAGCGCTACACCGCATGTAACAAAAGAGAATATGCGTCGTGCACGAGAAGCGGGGTTGTCTCGTTGGGCTTTTTCGATAGATGGATCGACAGCCGCCATCCATGATGCGTTCCGCGGCTTCGCCGGTTCCTACGAGGTGACCCGGCGGGCCATCAGTTATTTGCACGAATTGGGGCTTCCGGTACAGATTAATACGACGGTAAGCCGCTATAACCTGCATGATATAGAGCAGTTGGCAGAGCTTGTCCATGAGTTAAAAGCGGTATTGTGGAGCGTATTCTTCCTTGTGCCAACAGGACGTGGACGAATGGATGATATGATCTCCCCAGAAGAGCATGAACGGGTATTTCACTGGTTATATGAAATGTCGAAGACGGCTCCGTTTGATATTAAAACGACAGCAGCCCAGCACTATCGACGGGTCATCCTGCAGCAGCGAAAAGAGGAAGGGGCAGATGCTTCGCGCAGCCGTATGATCGGTGTGCCAGGCATATCACAGGCGCAGGATGGAATTGGCCGCGCATTTGCCGGTGTCAACGATGGTAATGGATTCATTTTCATCTCTCATTTGGGTGATGTGCAGCCAAGCGGCTTTCTTCCTTTAAAGGTAGGCAATATACGCGAAGCCTCCCTCGTCGATCTATATCGTAATTCTCCAGTACTTCAGGCATTGCGCAATCCGGATGGGTACGGCGGTAAGTGTGGTATGTGTCCTTACCGGCGTGTCTGCGGCGGTTCCCGTGCGCGAGCCTATGCAGTCACCGGCGATTATCTAGCAAGTGAGCCGTTCTGCACATTCATACCGCCGGGCTATGCGGCGAATGCCTAA
- a CDS encoding pyridoxal-phosphate-dependent aminotransferase family protein — MFKELNPPSRVLMGPGPSDVHPRVLKAMATPLIGHLDPSFLQIMNETMELMRTVFETKNELTLAMSGTGSSGMETVFVNLVEPGDKVVIGVNGLFGERMVDVAERCGAEVIRIEAPWGETIQPDQIETVLKNHSDIKAVAVVHAETSTGALQPLTEISQLVHAHDALLIVDAVTSLGGVQVGIDVNEVDACYSGTQKCISAPPGLSPVTFSKRAAEAMVKRKSKVQSWYLDLSMIQNYWGQERFYHHTAPITMNYALREALRIVVEEGVENTWDRHWKLGRALQSGLEAMGLALHVAEDIRLPQLTSVCIPEGVEDAQVRKQLLEQFGIEIGGGLGTLKGKVWRIGLMGYSCQPRNVLLFLSALEQILLQQGVRIHTGEGRSAAVAAMQK, encoded by the coding sequence ATGTTTAAAGAATTAAATCCACCAAGCCGTGTATTGATGGGACCAGGACCGAGCGATGTGCATCCCCGTGTCCTAAAAGCAATGGCTACCCCGCTCATCGGGCATTTAGATCCGAGCTTCCTGCAGATTATGAATGAAACAATGGAATTAATGCGTACCGTATTCGAGACGAAAAATGAACTGACGCTTGCGATGTCTGGCACGGGCAGTTCCGGCATGGAGACGGTCTTTGTTAATTTAGTAGAACCGGGTGATAAGGTTGTCATTGGAGTAAATGGTTTGTTTGGTGAGCGGATGGTAGATGTGGCAGAGCGCTGCGGAGCTGAGGTCATTCGTATCGAAGCGCCGTGGGGGGAGACTATTCAACCGGATCAGATTGAGACGGTGTTGAAGAATCATTCCGATATTAAAGCGGTAGCTGTCGTACATGCTGAGACATCCACAGGGGCTCTCCAGCCACTTACCGAAATCTCTCAACTTGTGCATGCCCATGATGCCCTGTTGATTGTGGATGCGGTTACATCGCTTGGCGGTGTGCAGGTAGGGATTGATGTCAACGAAGTAGATGCGTGCTATAGCGGTACACAAAAGTGTATTAGTGCGCCGCCGGGATTATCGCCGGTTACATTCAGCAAGCGGGCTGCCGAGGCAATGGTGAAGCGCAAATCTAAAGTGCAGAGCTGGTACCTTGATCTATCCATGATCCAGAATTACTGGGGGCAGGAGCGATTCTATCATCATACCGCACCCATTACGATGAACTATGCGCTGCGAGAAGCGCTGCGTATTGTAGTGGAGGAAGGAGTGGAGAATACGTGGGATCGTCATTGGAAGCTAGGACGTGCCTTGCAGTCCGGTCTTGAAGCAATGGGGCTTGCTTTGCATGTAGCAGAAGATATTCGTCTGCCTCAGCTTACATCGGTCTGCATTCCAGAGGGTGTGGAAGACGCGCAGGTTCGCAAGCAGTTGCTAGAGCAGTTCGGCATTGAGATCGGCGGCGGGCTTGGTACGTTGAAAGGAAAAGTATGGCGTATCGGATTAATGGGTTACTCATGCCAGCCGCGCAATGTGCTGCTGTTCCTCTCGGCGCTTGAGCAAATTCTGCTTCAGCAGGGCGTGCGAATCCATACAGGAGAAGGACGCAGCGCTGCTGTGGCGGCAATGCAGAAGTAA
- a CDS encoding FAD-linked oxidase C-terminal domain-containing protein, with protein MRIEETLIRDLQHLVGEEAVLYRAEDLLAYECDAYTIHRGMPRAVVFPKNTDEVAAVVRHLHERGIPFLPRGAGTGLSGGAIPLNGEVIISLVRMKKLLHVDMENRLAVVQPGFVNLKLTHSISDKGYYYAPDPSSQYACTIGGNVAENAGGAHCLKYGVTTNHILGMEVVLPNGEVIELGGVPDAPGYDLMGLMTGSEGTLGIVTKITVRILKNPEEKKTVLAYFNQVEDASYAVSDIIAAGIVPAALEMMDTVAIEGVECGTYPVGHPRGLKALLLIEVDGIAAGIDEQIAEIMDVCRRRDVREVRVAVDEAERGRWWANRKTAFAAMGTISPDYLVQDGVIPRSRLPEVLDRIRQISETSGLRIANVFHAGDGNLHPLILFDGGKPGETRLASSVGSAVLKACADVGGTITGEHGVGIEKREEMRYVFTEEEIEAQTRIRDVFNPSNLLNPDKLFPKPGRCAEMRNIEKGLLS; from the coding sequence ATGAGAATAGAGGAGACGTTGATTCGAGATCTGCAGCATCTTGTTGGAGAAGAGGCAGTGCTCTATCGCGCAGAAGACCTGCTGGCTTATGAATGTGATGCGTATACGATTCATAGAGGAATGCCGCGGGCCGTTGTATTTCCAAAAAATACGGATGAGGTGGCGGCTGTTGTTAGGCATTTGCATGAACGCGGGATTCCATTTTTACCACGCGGGGCTGGCACAGGGTTAAGCGGGGGCGCTATTCCGCTGAACGGAGAAGTGATTATTAGCTTAGTTCGGATGAAAAAACTGCTTCATGTGGATATGGAAAACAGGCTGGCTGTTGTACAGCCGGGTTTTGTGAATCTGAAGCTAACTCATTCCATTTCTGATAAAGGCTATTATTATGCACCCGATCCATCAAGTCAATATGCCTGTACAATTGGAGGGAATGTAGCCGAGAATGCGGGAGGAGCCCACTGCCTGAAGTATGGAGTTACCACCAATCATATTCTTGGCATGGAGGTTGTTCTGCCGAATGGAGAGGTGATAGAACTTGGTGGCGTACCTGATGCACCAGGGTATGACCTTATGGGATTGATGACAGGATCAGAAGGTACGCTTGGCATTGTTACGAAGATTACTGTGCGAATCTTAAAAAATCCGGAAGAGAAGAAAACGGTGCTTGCCTACTTTAATCAGGTAGAAGATGCAAGCTATGCGGTCTCTGATATTATTGCAGCAGGCATTGTGCCTGCCGCGCTAGAGATGATGGATACGGTGGCGATTGAAGGTGTGGAGTGCGGAACATATCCGGTCGGTCATCCCCGTGGATTGAAGGCGCTATTGTTAATCGAGGTGGATGGCATTGCAGCAGGCATTGATGAGCAGATTGCTGAAATTATGGATGTATGCAGGCGAAGAGATGTACGGGAGGTAAGAGTGGCAGTTGATGAGGCAGAACGTGGACGGTGGTGGGCCAATCGAAAAACCGCATTTGCTGCGATGGGAACGATCTCGCCGGATTATCTCGTGCAGGATGGTGTGATTCCGCGCAGCCGTCTGCCAGAAGTGCTTGATCGCATTCGACAAATCAGTGAGACATCGGGATTGCGTATCGCCAACGTATTTCATGCAGGGGATGGGAATTTGCATCCGCTTATTTTATTTGATGGCGGAAAGCCTGGGGAGACAAGGCTTGCTTCTTCGGTCGGGTCCGCCGTATTAAAAGCTTGCGCAGATGTTGGCGGAACGATTACAGGCGAGCACGGGGTAGGGATCGAGAAGCGAGAGGAGATGCGGTATGTGTTCACGGAAGAAGAGATTGAGGCACAGACCCGCATCCGAGATGTATTTAATCCAAGCAATTTATTGAATCCAGATAAGCTATTTCCTAAGCCTGGCCGCTGTGCGGAGATGCGTAACATCGAGAAGGGGTTGCTTTCGTAG
- a CDS encoding NAD(P)H-dependent flavin oxidoreductase, which yields MNQRLQTDICQTLHITYPIIQAGMAGGPTTAELVAGVSRAGGLGTLGAAYMEPEAIRETIRAIRTMTDRPFGVNLFAADMTDDTTRAHEVQKMLDPLREVLDLEAGTKKLVTPNWFAEQFDVLLEEGVPVISTAFGVLPSDAMREAKAAKRTVMTMITTVEEAKRAEEKGVDIVVAQGSDAGGHRGTFDVSVHPSGANIGTFSLVPQVVDHVRIPVVAAGGIMDGRGLAAALMLGAQGVQMGTRFLTAAESGAHPAYRKALLQSTEEDTVITTAFSGRPARGIRNAFIDHVERSGVAPLPFPTQNTATGDIRKAAARQNDSRYLSLWAGQATRLLTDGEAAEAIVAQIVQEARERLE from the coding sequence ATGAATCAACGTCTTCAAACAGACATATGTCAAACATTACATATTACTTATCCAATTATTCAAGCAGGCATGGCCGGGGGACCGACTACTGCAGAGTTGGTGGCAGGTGTCTCTCGTGCTGGCGGTCTGGGGACGCTTGGTGCAGCTTATATGGAGCCTGAGGCAATCCGTGAGACAATCCGTGCGATTCGCACGATGACGGATCGTCCTTTCGGCGTTAATCTATTTGCTGCGGATATGACTGATGATACGACTCGCGCACACGAAGTACAGAAGATGCTTGATCCGCTGCGAGAGGTGCTGGATCTAGAAGCTGGAACGAAGAAACTCGTAACGCCGAATTGGTTTGCTGAGCAGTTTGACGTATTGCTTGAAGAAGGAGTGCCTGTTATCAGCACTGCCTTTGGTGTGCTTCCATCGGATGCAATGCGGGAGGCCAAAGCGGCCAAACGTACGGTGATGACAATGATCACAACTGTAGAAGAGGCGAAGCGGGCGGAAGAAAAGGGCGTCGATATTGTTGTAGCCCAAGGGAGTGATGCCGGAGGCCACCGGGGAACGTTCGATGTGTCCGTGCATCCGTCTGGCGCCAATATCGGCACCTTCTCATTAGTACCGCAGGTGGTTGATCATGTGCGTATTCCTGTAGTAGCTGCAGGCGGCATTATGGATGGCCGCGGATTGGCTGCCGCGCTGATGCTGGGCGCACAGGGGGTGCAGATGGGTACACGCTTCTTGACGGCAGCAGAATCCGGTGCGCATCCGGCGTACCGCAAGGCACTGCTTCAAAGTACCGAAGAGGATACGGTAATTACGACTGCATTTTCAGGGCGCCCGGCACGCGGCATTCGCAATGCCTTCATTGACCATGTGGAGCGCTCCGGTGTGGCGCCACTTCCGTTCCCAACACAAAATACAGCAACAGGTGACATTCGTAAAGCCGCTGCCCGACAGAACGATTCACGCTATTTATCGCTGTGGGCAGGGCAGGCGACTCGACTGCTGACGGATGGAGAGGCGGCGGAAGCGATTGTTGCCCAGATTGTACAAGAAGCGAGAGAGCGGCTTGAATAG
- a CDS encoding uracil-DNA glycosylase, with protein MHREWLIEQCMKRIEPYACEGFVWGMGPDDPLFMLIGEAPGATEIENGKPFTGRAGAVLDEFLAYLDVRRDEIFITSAVRSRPYKFEVKTAKDGSIIRRKANRTPNQKEILAHAPLLDYQIKTIQPKLIVTMGNIALQRLLGKHDKISAVHGTLLHSPILMLDDMETTTYSYTNRSYDVFPTYHPASIFYNHKLRSEIYEDLATLRTILHK; from the coding sequence ATGCATCGTGAATGGTTGATTGAACAATGTATGAAAAGAATAGAGCCATACGCCTGCGAGGGTTTCGTATGGGGAATGGGACCAGACGATCCACTTTTTATGCTGATAGGCGAAGCACCAGGGGCAACCGAGATCGAGAATGGCAAGCCTTTTACAGGCCGTGCCGGTGCTGTGCTTGATGAATTCCTTGCTTATCTTGACGTGCGTCGGGATGAGATCTTCATTACAAGCGCCGTTCGCAGCCGCCCGTATAAGTTCGAAGTAAAAACAGCGAAGGATGGAAGCATTATTCGCCGCAAGGCTAACCGCACACCCAATCAAAAGGAGATTCTCGCCCATGCTCCGCTGCTCGATTATCAAATCAAGACCATTCAACCGAAATTGATTGTAACGATGGGAAACATTGCTCTGCAGCGGCTACTTGGAAAACACGATAAGATCTCCGCTGTTCATGGCACACTGCTCCATTCACCGATTCTTATGCTTGACGATATGGAGACAACGACATATTCGTATACCAATCGCTCCTATGATGTGTTTCCAACCTATCATCCTGCCTCTATCTTCTACAATCACAAGCTTCGGTCTGAGATTTATGAAGACCTTGCCACACTTCGTACGATTCTACACAAGTAA
- a CDS encoding FAD-binding oxidoreductase, producing the protein MVDKGLILEECLIETPHTAHPLGNSGRYTVFPHSEDEIIQILQHAKRQGMTVIPIGGGTKRGWGGVEETADIMLSLANYTGIVDYSSGDMVVTARAGTKLAVLQEHAAKYGQKLPLDPAWPAYATMGGIVAAADSGPKRLRYGSARDHVIAMRVIYPEGTVMRTGAKVVKNVAGYDMNKLFIGSMGTLGVISEVSCKLRPFPKAESLLLLSFSEEKWQEMKELLRLLLDSMLEPVALELLTPALTQRLGREPSYMLALAFEDVPSAVHYQERWVCDRLSQAGDVDILRDEAAQAWWEAFACLSPHGAEDVGSEVRIAVKIASKNTVIPEMIKACHIMGQQMNVRLEAHGGLGHGLSQVYLEGREEDMLACVLEIRRLTHKMGGHAIVRHAPLSFRRRLDVWGDAPAYMPLLEGIKRTIDPDRMINPGRFIGGI; encoded by the coding sequence ATGGTAGATAAAGGACTCATCCTTGAAGAGTGTTTGATCGAAACACCACACACTGCTCATCCGCTTGGGAATAGCGGCCGTTATACGGTGTTTCCTCATAGTGAAGATGAGATCATCCAGATTCTTCAGCATGCCAAGCGACAGGGGATGACGGTCATTCCAATAGGAGGTGGGACAAAGCGCGGCTGGGGTGGCGTGGAGGAGACAGCGGATATCATGCTTTCTCTTGCGAACTACACGGGAATTGTTGATTACTCTTCCGGGGATATGGTTGTTACCGCGCGAGCCGGTACCAAGCTGGCGGTGCTGCAGGAGCATGCAGCTAAATACGGACAGAAGCTCCCGCTTGATCCGGCATGGCCAGCGTATGCTACGATGGGTGGGATTGTGGCAGCAGCAGACAGCGGACCGAAGCGGCTGCGCTACGGTTCAGCCCGGGACCATGTGATTGCAATGCGGGTCATCTATCCGGAGGGCACCGTGATGCGCACCGGAGCAAAGGTTGTTAAGAATGTAGCCGGATACGATATGAATAAGCTTTTTATCGGCTCGATGGGAACATTAGGTGTGATCAGCGAAGTGTCATGTAAACTGCGTCCGTTTCCGAAAGCAGAGAGTTTACTTTTGCTCTCCTTTTCCGAAGAGAAATGGCAGGAGATGAAGGAGTTGCTCCGTCTTTTGCTAGATTCGATGCTAGAGCCGGTCGCCCTTGAACTGCTTACGCCAGCGCTCACCCAACGTTTAGGAAGAGAGCCTTCCTATATGTTGGCGCTTGCCTTTGAAGATGTGCCGAGTGCTGTACATTATCAGGAAAGGTGGGTGTGTGATCGGCTCTCGCAAGCAGGCGATGTAGATATCCTGCGTGATGAAGCGGCACAAGCATGGTGGGAAGCATTCGCTTGTCTCTCCCCGCACGGAGCGGAAGATGTAGGATCTGAGGTGCGGATCGCAGTGAAAATCGCAAGCAAAAACACAGTGATTCCTGAGATGATAAAGGCGTGTCATATCATGGGACAGCAGATGAATGTTCGCCTTGAAGCGCATGGAGGATTGGGTCATGGCTTATCACAGGTATATCTTGAAGGAAGAGAAGAGGATATGCTTGCCTGTGTGCTAGAAATTCGCCGCCTAACTCATAAGATGGGCGGTCACGCGATTGTTCGCCATGCTCCGCTTTCTTTTCGCCGCCGTCTGGATGTATGGGGGGATGCGCCTGCATATATGCCGCTGCTTGAAGGGATTAAGCGTACGATAGACCCGGACCGTATGATAAATCCAGGCCGATTTATAGGAGGAATTTAA